The Pricia mediterranea genome includes a window with the following:
- a CDS encoding OmpH family outer membrane protein gives MKTKFKTRRNLLMIFAVVGLVSCQQTKIGYVDNVRLMDEYQGKMDVEADFKVKADALNKKRDSISQAFQQEAQAFQTEAEKMSQKKAQEQYAEMQQRGQMIGQQLQQEDQQLQASGQTEMDSVVGKVKKEIEAYGKANGYTYILGGGDGGSVLYGTETNDLTDELVEILNEKYTK, from the coding sequence ATGAAAACGAAATTTAAGACGAGAAGGAACCTATTAATGATTTTTGCCGTAGTAGGCCTGGTTTCATGCCAGCAGACGAAAATTGGATATGTTGACAATGTAAGGCTGATGGACGAGTATCAAGGCAAAATGGATGTGGAGGCAGATTTTAAGGTCAAAGCGGATGCCTTGAACAAAAAGCGTGACAGTATATCGCAGGCTTTTCAGCAAGAGGCCCAAGCTTTTCAGACAGAAGCCGAAAAAATGTCGCAGAAAAAAGCACAGGAGCAGTATGCCGAAATGCAACAACGCGGTCAGATGATAGGGCAGCAGTTGCAACAGGAAGACCAACAATTGCAGGCGAGCGGACAAACCGAGATGGACAGTGTCGTGGGCAAGGTGAAAAAAGAGATTGAAGCCTACGGCAAGGCCAACGGGTACACCTATATTTTAGGCGGTGGTGACGGCGGAAGTGTACTCTACGGCACCGAGACCAATGACCTTACCGATGAGCTGGTCGAAATCTTGAACGAGAAGTACACCAAATAG